From a single Apium graveolens cultivar Ventura chromosome 2, ASM990537v1, whole genome shotgun sequence genomic region:
- the LOC141704259 gene encoding fatty acyl-CoA reductase 2, chloroplastic-like produces the protein MGEMLITKQRENIPVVIVRPSVVESAYREPFPGWIEGNRMFDPLMLFYGKGQLPGILENPNAVIDIVPVDIVVNTILVAMAKHGREAKPELNVYHAASSVSNPILFYDFFKYSCDHFKSSPLIDRDGKQIRITDMKFLSSLSDFSSYISSEIIQQNGLRDHQAVPDEKHFVKIKTKCEKLENFFCIWLRFMNLTCFSLAGQILFQPRFDNAKVKALMKMMSVEEKKLFACDVGIIDWKEYVRDIHIPGFRTYVLKGK, from the exons ATGGGTGAGATGTTGATCACCAAACAAAGAGAAAATATCCCAGTAGTAATCGTTCGTCCTAGCGTTGTTGAGAGTGCCTATAGGGAGCCTTTCCCAGGTTGGATTGAAGGAAATAG AATGTTTGACCCCTTAATGTTGTTTTATGGGAAAGGCCAGCTCCCCGGAATTTTAGAAAATCCCAACGCAGTCATTGACATT GTACCCGTGGACATCGTTGTCAATACTATTTTGGTGGCTATGGCAAAGCATGGTAGAGAAGCAAAGCCAGAATTGAATGTGTATCATGCAGCTTCGTCTGTCTCAAATCCAATACTATTTTACGATTTTTTCAAGTATAGTTGTGATCACTTCAAGTCTTCGCCATTGATAGATCGAGATGGAAAGCAAATTAGGATAACAGATATGAAGTTTTTAAGCTCTCTGTCTGATTTCTCATCTTACATTTCATCAGAGATAATTCAACAGAATGGCCTAAGGGATCATCAAGCAGTGCCAGATGAGAAGCATTTTGTAAAAATTAAGACCAAATGTGAAAAGCTAGAAAACTTCTTTTGCATATGGCTCAGATTTATGAACCTTACATGTTTTTCACTAGCAGGTCAGATTCTCTTTCAACCTAG GTTTGATAATGCTAAAGTAAAAGCACTGATGAAGATGATGTCTGTTGAGGAGAAGAAGCTGTTTGCATGCGATGTTGGGATCATAGACTGGAAGGAATATGTACGCGACATCCATATTCCAGGATTTCGCACTTATGTCTTGAAGGGAAAGTAA